Proteins from one Deinococcus sp. AB2017081 genomic window:
- a CDS encoding phenylacetic acid degradation protein, which yields MTHTPSPDTQWPRWEVFKQDAPGKPHQAIGSVHAGDPEHALHTARNVFVRRPAAVSLWAVRWADLLTATPEELTTTPAVLDTSGESGTYHVGIKRTSKRSMTFVDLVGTVEAHGPGDALRLAREQHPDALTWLVFPESAVVRTDDDHGTVESWFAPAVDKTYKQQQAYGVIGRHVGELKRAGRMPGRVNEEPHVGDQKVYDHPHDTVKP from the coding sequence ATGACCCACACCCCATCCCCTGACACCCAATGGCCCCGCTGGGAGGTCTTCAAGCAGGACGCCCCCGGCAAGCCGCACCAGGCCATCGGCTCCGTCCATGCCGGCGACCCCGAGCACGCGCTGCACACGGCCCGCAACGTCTTCGTGCGGCGGCCGGCGGCGGTCAGTCTGTGGGCGGTGCGCTGGGCCGACCTCCTGACCGCCACGCCGGAGGAGCTGACCACGACCCCTGCCGTGCTGGACACCTCCGGCGAGTCCGGCACCTACCATGTGGGCATCAAGCGCACCAGCAAGCGTTCCATGACCTTCGTCGATCTGGTGGGTACCGTGGAGGCGCACGGCCCCGGTGACGCGCTGCGGCTGGCCCGCGAGCAGCACCCCGACGCGCTGACATGGCTGGTCTTCCCGGAATCGGCGGTCGTCCGCACCGACGACGACCACGGCACGGTCGAGAGCTGGTTCGCGCCCGCCGTGGACAAGACCTACAAGCAGCAGCAGGCCTACGGCGTGATCGGCCGCCACGTGGGCGAACTCAAACGCGCCGGCCGGATGCCGGGGCGGGTCAACGAGGAGCCGCACGTGGGCGACCAGAAGGTGTATGACCACCCGCACGACACGGTGAAGCCATGA
- the paaA gene encoding 1,2-phenylacetyl-CoA epoxidase subunit PaaA, with amino-acid sequence MTQPTTIHPGETPEQHAAFEARIARGEKIEAGDWMPAEYRRQLIRMISQHAHSEVVGMLPEGEWISRAPTLKRKTILMAKVQDEAGHGQYLYHAAETLGATREDMLQALLSGKAKYSSIFNYPTRSWADVGMIGWLVDGAAIKNQTMLAGCSYGPYSRAMVRICSEETFHHKQGKEMIVGYAQGTPEQRAMAQDALNRWWWPAVMMLGPHDSDSPNTGALSRWGIKLKSNDEVRQEFINEHVPELMEAGLTIPDPDMHQDASGNWIHGSIDWNEFWAIIKGERGLNKERLGAKQAAHDDGAWVREALQAYADRARGVAAD; translated from the coding sequence GACTGGATGCCTGCCGAATACCGCCGCCAGCTGATCCGCATGATCTCGCAGCACGCCCACAGCGAGGTCGTCGGCATGCTCCCCGAGGGCGAGTGGATCAGCCGCGCCCCGACCCTGAAGCGCAAGACCATCCTGATGGCCAAGGTGCAGGACGAGGCCGGGCACGGCCAGTACCTCTACCACGCCGCCGAGACCCTGGGCGCCACCCGCGAGGACATGCTCCAGGCGCTGCTCTCCGGGAAGGCCAAGTACAGCAGCATCTTCAACTACCCCACCCGGAGCTGGGCGGACGTCGGCATGATCGGCTGGCTGGTCGACGGGGCCGCCATCAAGAACCAGACCATGCTGGCCGGGTGCAGTTACGGCCCCTACAGCCGCGCCATGGTGCGCATCTGCTCGGAGGAGACCTTCCACCACAAGCAGGGCAAGGAAATGATCGTCGGGTACGCCCAGGGCACCCCCGAGCAGCGCGCCATGGCCCAGGACGCCCTGAACCGCTGGTGGTGGCCCGCCGTGATGATGCTCGGCCCGCACGACAGTGACAGCCCCAACACCGGGGCGCTGAGCCGCTGGGGCATCAAGCTCAAGTCCAACGACGAGGTTCGGCAGGAGTTCATCAACGAGCACGTGCCTGAACTCATGGAAGCCGGCCTGACCATCCCCGATCCGGACATGCACCAGGACGCCAGCGGCAACTGGATTCACGGTTCCATCGACTGGAACGAGTTCTGGGCGATCATCAAGGGCGAGCGCGGCCTGAATAAAGAACGTCTGGGCGCAAAACAGGCCGCCCACGACGACGGCGCATGGGTGCGCGAGGCGTTGCAGGCGTACGCAGATCGTGCGCGGGGCGTGGCGGCGGACTAA